A portion of the Nitratidesulfovibrio termitidis HI1 genome contains these proteins:
- a CDS encoding NAD-dependent epimerase/dehydratase family protein, producing the protein MNRYTALLQELEAAPRTWLVTGVAGFIGSNLLETLLLHGQKVVGLDNFATGYQRNLDMVREIVGADLWRNFRFKEGDIRNLEHCREVCEGVDHVLHEAALGSVPRSIEDPILANESNISGFVNMMVAARDAKVKTFVYAASSSTYGDEPTLPKVEDKIGKPLSPYAVTKYVNELYADVFATCYGMKAIGLRYFNVFGKRQDPFGAYAAVIPQWFASLLRGETVFINGDGETSRDFCYIDNCVQANLLAAVATDEAALNTVYNVAFGERTDLNQLFDLIREEVSRHKPEAATARPEHREFRFGDVRHSLADISRAHTRLGYEPAYSVRQGLRLSGDWYAANLK; encoded by the coding sequence ATGAACCGTTATACCGCCCTGTTGCAGGAACTGGAAGCCGCCCCCCGCACCTGGCTTGTCACCGGGGTTGCCGGATTCATCGGCTCGAACCTGCTGGAAACACTGCTGCTGCACGGTCAGAAGGTGGTGGGGCTGGACAACTTCGCCACCGGATACCAGCGCAACCTGGACATGGTGCGCGAAATCGTGGGCGCGGACCTGTGGCGCAACTTCCGCTTCAAGGAAGGCGACATCCGCAACCTGGAGCACTGCCGCGAAGTGTGCGAAGGCGTGGACCACGTGCTGCACGAGGCCGCCCTGGGCTCCGTACCGCGCTCCATCGAAGACCCCATCCTGGCCAACGAAAGCAATATTTCGGGCTTCGTGAACATGATGGTGGCTGCCCGCGACGCCAAGGTGAAGACCTTCGTCTACGCCGCGTCCAGTTCCACCTACGGTGACGAACCCACGCTGCCCAAGGTCGAGGACAAGATCGGCAAGCCGCTGTCGCCCTACGCGGTGACCAAGTACGTCAACGAACTGTATGCCGACGTGTTCGCCACCTGCTACGGCATGAAGGCCATCGGCCTGCGCTACTTCAACGTGTTCGGCAAGCGGCAGGATCCCTTCGGCGCGTACGCCGCGGTCATCCCGCAGTGGTTCGCCTCGCTGCTGCGCGGCGAGACGGTGTTCATCAACGGCGATGGCGAAACCAGCCGCGACTTCTGCTACATCGACAACTGCGTGCAGGCCAATCTGCTGGCTGCCGTCGCCACCGACGAGGCGGCCCTGAACACGGTGTACAACGTGGCCTTTGGCGAACGCACCGATCTGAACCAGCTGTTCGACCTGATCCGCGAGGAAGTCAGCCGCCACAAGCCGGAAGCCGCCACGGCCAGGCCGGAGCATCGCGAATTCCGCTTCGGCGACGTGCGCCATTCGCTGGCCGACATCAGCCGCGCCCACACCCGGCTGGGCTACGAACCGGCCTACAGCGTGCGCCAGGGGCTGCGTCTGTCCGGCGACTGGTACGCCGCCAACCTGAAGTAG